One genomic window of Corallococcus caeni includes the following:
- a CDS encoding type II and III secretion system protein family protein: protein MSTRFTQALALGALVTLVASAPALAQEGSSVSLGVGTQKVLTIPGLSRVALGDPSIAEVKTLGTGQLLVTGNQEGKTTLLVWKSSGQRISYLVTVRKQDPNEVISEIKRLLGEIEGVSVRMVGDRIYLDGQAYTTQDADRIEQVVSLYPNVKSFVKIAPNAKKLVAQNLNAAFQKAGLKNVQANVVGATIFLEGSVESQQDLQKAELITKAIGEKVENLLVVGIKRMILSEVQFVEIRRNSRDRYGIKYPTDITGSLTATVNLNKALIPSGDAVSNLIMGATGGSDLSIGFQANDGYGRLLAQPKLVCASGEKAEFLAGGEVPIPLITNTQFTVEYKPYGVILNIRPTADRNGNIQTEVEAEASEIDTSVSVSFGGSSAIPGFRTRKVKTNVTVRHGETIVLSGVFSHDEQKAVAKLPGLGHIPIVGELFKNRAFDSTKRELVIFVTPRIVNPDSDKVRSIIEDVKTRYKQARSEVNFNIFD from the coding sequence ATGTCCACTCGCTTCACGCAAGCCCTGGCGCTCGGCGCCCTCGTCACCCTGGTGGCCAGTGCCCCCGCCCTCGCCCAGGAGGGCAGCAGCGTCAGCCTGGGTGTGGGTACCCAGAAGGTGCTCACCATCCCCGGCCTCAGCCGCGTCGCGCTGGGTGACCCGTCCATCGCCGAGGTGAAGACGCTCGGCACCGGCCAGTTGCTCGTCACCGGCAACCAGGAGGGCAAGACGACGCTGCTCGTCTGGAAGTCCTCCGGTCAGCGCATCAGCTACCTCGTCACCGTCCGCAAGCAGGACCCCAACGAGGTCATCTCGGAGATCAAGCGCCTCCTGGGTGAAATCGAAGGCGTGTCCGTGCGCATGGTGGGCGACCGCATCTACCTGGACGGTCAGGCCTACACCACGCAGGACGCGGACCGCATCGAGCAGGTGGTGAGCCTCTACCCGAACGTGAAGTCGTTCGTGAAGATCGCCCCCAACGCCAAGAAGCTGGTCGCCCAGAACCTGAACGCGGCCTTCCAGAAGGCGGGCCTGAAGAACGTGCAGGCCAACGTGGTGGGCGCGACCATCTTCCTGGAGGGCTCCGTGGAGAGCCAGCAGGACCTCCAGAAGGCGGAGCTGATCACGAAGGCCATCGGTGAGAAGGTGGAGAACCTGCTCGTCGTCGGCATCAAGCGGATGATCCTCTCCGAGGTCCAGTTCGTCGAAATCCGCCGCAACAGCCGCGACCGCTACGGCATCAAGTACCCCACGGACATCACCGGGTCGCTGACGGCCACCGTGAACCTGAACAAGGCCCTCATCCCGTCCGGCGACGCGGTGTCCAACCTCATCATGGGCGCGACGGGCGGCTCCGACCTGAGCATCGGGTTCCAGGCCAACGACGGTTACGGCCGCCTGCTGGCGCAGCCCAAGCTGGTGTGCGCCAGCGGTGAGAAGGCGGAGTTCCTCGCCGGCGGCGAGGTGCCCATCCCGCTCATCACCAACACGCAGTTCACGGTGGAGTACAAGCCCTACGGCGTCATCCTGAACATCCGCCCCACCGCGGACCGCAACGGCAACATCCAGACGGAGGTGGAGGCGGAGGCCTCTGAAATCGACACCTCCGTGTCCGTGTCCTTCGGTGGTTCGTCCGCCATCCCCGGCTTCCGCACCCGCAAGGTGAAGACGAACGTCACCGTGCGCCACGGTGAGACCATCGTGCTGTCGGGCGTGTTCAGCCACGACGAGCAGAAGGCCGTCGCGAAGCTGCCGGGCCTGGGCCACATCCCCATCGTGGGCGAGCTGTTCAAGAACCGCGCGTTCGACTCCACCAAGCGCGAGCTGGTGATCTTCGTCACCCCGCGCATCGTGAACCCGGACTCCGACAAGGTCCGCAGCATCATCGAGGACGTGAAGACCCGCTACAAGCAGGCCCGCTCCGAGGTGAACTTCAACATCTTCGACTGA
- a CDS encoding A24 family peptidase, whose product MTPVQLALWTILGVALVIAVVTDVLRRLIPNAVTYPLIVLGLGVRAVSEGWGGLESGLVSGLLAGAGLALLLVPGALRGRMGWGDVKLMAGVGCVLGFPTVLAAAAFISLVGALQAVVTLLWQGAVWDTLAAVARRWAVRMKFMREATSPAPVRHIPYGVSIALGTFWAMWWQQQHLG is encoded by the coding sequence ATGACACCTGTTCAGCTCGCGCTGTGGACGATTCTGGGAGTGGCCCTGGTGATTGCGGTGGTGACCGACGTGCTGCGCCGGCTCATCCCGAACGCCGTGACCTATCCGCTCATCGTGCTGGGGCTCGGGGTGCGCGCGGTGTCCGAGGGGTGGGGCGGGCTGGAGTCGGGGCTGGTGAGCGGGCTTCTGGCGGGCGCGGGACTCGCGCTGCTGCTGGTGCCGGGTGCGCTGCGCGGGCGCATGGGGTGGGGTGACGTCAAGCTGATGGCGGGCGTGGGCTGCGTGCTGGGCTTTCCCACGGTGCTCGCGGCGGCGGCCTTCATCTCGCTGGTGGGCGCGCTGCAGGCAGTCGTCACACTGCTGTGGCAGGGGGCTGTCTGGGACACGCTGGCGGCGGTGGCCCGTCGCTGGGCGGTGCGGATGAAATTCATGCGCGAGGCAACCTCGCCCGCTCCCGTGCGACACATCCCCTACGGCGTCTCCATCGCGCTCGGGACTTTCTGGGCCATGTGGTGGCAGCAACAACATCTGGGATAG